DNA sequence from the Stutzerimonas stutzeri RCH2 genome:
CCTCGACGCACGCCGCCAGGCTCTGGAGCTGCGACAGGAACAGCTCGAAGGCGAACACGAAGCCGCAGCACTGGCCGCAGCAGAGGGAGACGATAATGCGACCAAGCGCGTACCGGCCATTAAGCAGGAGCTGCGCGAGCTGCAGGACGAGCTGACCGCGCTTGATGCCGCCTGCCGCGCCCTGGATCGCCGCAAGCATGACCAGCGTATCAATGAGCGCGTTGCCGCCGTGAAGACTGCAGAGCAGGCAATCCCCGGCGCTTGCCGATCGCTGCAGGCGTCATGGAGCAAGCTGGAATCTGCTTTCGCAGAAGTCGGCGCCGCCTGGGCTGACGTGAAGGAAGTAGCACAAGCCACGAATTCCCATGCCCGAGCGTGCCAGCAGCCAGGCGTCATGCCGAACCGCATAGAAACCCGCAACGATATTGCGCTCGACGCCTTAGCTGGCCTTGCAGGGAAACTGCTCTTCATCGCCACCCAGGACGAGATCGAGCCAAACGGCGTGCGCTATGGGAACAGCCCTGTCGTCCCGGAAGAGGTACGCGAACGCATCAACACCATCCTGGAAGCCATCCAGCGTAATGCCGTCATGCATTCGGCGCGCTCAGTGAAGGCGATCCGGGAATGACACCCAAACAAGAGGCCTTCTGTCTGGCCTACATCGAGACAGGCAACGCAAGCGAGGCCTACCGTCGGGCCTACAACGCGGAGAACATGAAGCCGGAGACGGTGAACAACAAGGGCTATGAGCTGCTGCAGAAGGGCGAGATCAGGGCGAGGCTGGCAGAACTGCGTGAGCCCATCCTGGAACGCCACGGCGACACCGTAGACAGCCTGCTGGAAGAGCTGGAGGCAGCGAGGGCGCGGGCCTTGGCAGTTGACCGGCCATCTGCCGCGGTATCGGCCACGATGGGCAAGGCGCGCCTCCTGGGGCTCGACCGTCAGCAACTGGATGTGACGGTGGATTTCAAGGTCGGCTTGGCTGACAAGCTGAAGGCCGCACGGGAGCGAGCCGGCCGGGTTTAGGTGGGGCAAA
Encoded proteins:
- a CDS encoding terminase small subunit — protein: MTPKQEAFCLAYIETGNASEAYRRAYNAENMKPETVNNKGYELLQKGEIRARLAELREPILERHGDTVDSLLEELEAARARALAVDRPSAAVSATMGKARLLGLDRQQLDVTVDFKVGLADKLKAARERAGRV